From a single Deltaproteobacteria bacterium genomic region:
- a CDS encoding phosphatidate cytidylyltransferase: MDSHLKRWLTGIIVVPIIVAIIVFFGVPGITILIGAVILLGIYEYNAMFLGPDHSWEKTELYIIGGAIPLSACLGGFAFMYGTATFGLLIVFALFLARIGQRPPDFSAQMKVVFGYMYISLMMSFLVLIRQWPDGILWVIFIVSMTFSSDISAFYAGKNWGRRKLFPEVSAKKTVEGALGSVVGTILCVLIFKVFFFEQVSFLSAVYLGFMAGILGQVGDLCASSLKRISMIKDSGSLLPGHGGILDRLDSFIFIVPFVYYYKVYFAG; this comes from the coding sequence ATGGATTCCCATTTGAAACGTTGGCTGACAGGCATTATCGTCGTTCCCATTATCGTGGCGATCATCGTTTTCTTCGGTGTGCCGGGTATCACGATCCTGATCGGTGCGGTCATTCTCCTGGGTATATACGAGTATAATGCCATGTTCCTCGGTCCGGACCATTCATGGGAAAAGACGGAACTGTACATCATCGGCGGGGCCATACCGCTGTCGGCCTGTCTGGGTGGGTTCGCCTTCATGTACGGAACGGCCACGTTCGGTCTCCTGATCGTTTTTGCTCTCTTTCTTGCCCGTATCGGGCAACGCCCGCCGGACTTTTCGGCACAGATGAAGGTCGTTTTCGGGTACATGTACATCTCACTGATGATGAGCTTTCTCGTTCTCATCCGGCAGTGGCCTGACGGCATACTCTGGGTCATCTTCATCGTCTCAATGACATTTTCAAGCGATATTTCGGCCTTTTATGCGGGAAAGAACTGGGGAAGGCGCAAGCTGTTCCCTGAAGTAAGCGCCAAGAAGACAGTGGAAGGGGCACTGGGCTCGGTGGTGGGAACCATTCTCTGTGTTCTCATATTCAAGGTATTCTTCTTTGAGCAGGTTTCATTTCTTTCAGCGGTGTATCTTGGTTTCATGGCGGGCATTCTGGGACAGGTAGGTGATCTGTGCGCCTCTTCGCTCAAGCGGATATCGATGATAAAGGATTCGGGGTCGTTGCTGCCGGGTCACGGAGGGATCCTTGACCGCCTTGATTCTTTTATTTTCATTGTACCTTTCGTGTATTACTACAAAGTGTATTTTGCCGGATGA
- a CDS encoding isoprenyl transferase, producing MENIDTNNLPRHIAIIMDGNGRWAKRHGLGRIAGHKKGAEAVRRVVRSCREWGIPYLTLYAFSVENWSRPRQEVNALTALLEDYLKSELRDMLENDIRLSMIGDAQALPQRVRKVLNETMENTEGNRGMVLTLALSYGSRDEIVSAVKKIVNDSRAGLIDEKDITKERFSQYLFTARMPDPDLLIRTSGEYRLSNFLLWQTAYTELYFTDVLWPDFTREHLREAIADYQRRERRFGLTSEQLHKD from the coding sequence ATGGAGAACATTGATACAAACAATCTGCCCCGGCACATCGCCATCATCATGGACGGAAACGGACGATGGGCGAAACGGCATGGGCTGGGTCGCATCGCGGGGCACAAAAAGGGGGCTGAGGCGGTGCGCAGGGTCGTGCGGTCCTGCCGGGAATGGGGCATACCCTATCTCACGCTTTACGCCTTTTCCGTTGAGAACTGGTCACGACCGAGACAGGAAGTGAACGCCCTGACAGCTCTTCTCGAGGATTATCTCAAGTCGGAACTCAGGGACATGCTGGAAAACGACATACGGCTCTCGATGATCGGGGATGCGCAGGCCCTGCCGCAGCGTGTACGGAAGGTCCTGAATGAAACTATGGAAAACACTGAGGGAAACAGAGGCATGGTCCTGACCCTTGCTCTCAGTTACGGCAGCAGGGATGAGATCGTATCGGCGGTCAAAAAGATCGTGAATGACAGCAGGGCGGGCTTGATCGACGAGAAGGACATCACGAAAGAACGGTTTTCGCAGTATCTCTTCACCGCCCGCATGCCGGACCCGGATCTCCTGATACGGACAAGTGGAGAATATCGTCTGAGCAATTTTCTCCTCTGGCAGACTGCTTATACGGAGTTATATTTCACGGATGTCCTGTGGCCAGACTTTACGCGTGAGCATCTTCGAGAGGCCATAGCGGATTATCAGCGCAGAGAGCGGCGCTTCGGACTTACGAGCGAACAACTACACAAGGATTAA
- the frr gene encoding ribosome recycling factor has product MIELVYEELKEEMEKHIRFFDRSLNKVRTGRASISLLDGIKVDYYGTMTPLNQVASLSVPESQLIVISPWDKSAIGNIEKAIQKSELGLVPANDGKVIRIAIPPLTEERRKELVKVVKKMAEECRINLRNTRRDANNTLKNLKKDSEISEDDQYAAQEEVQKITNEYIEKTDKILRDKEEEIMEI; this is encoded by the coding sequence ATGATAGAGCTTGTCTATGAAGAGCTGAAGGAAGAAATGGAAAAGCACATTCGTTTCTTTGATCGATCGCTCAACAAGGTGCGGACGGGGAGGGCATCCATATCGCTTCTTGACGGGATCAAGGTGGATTATTACGGCACCATGACGCCCTTGAACCAGGTGGCATCTCTGTCGGTTCCGGAAAGCCAGCTGATCGTCATTTCTCCCTGGGATAAAAGTGCCATCGGCAATATCGAAAAGGCGATACAGAAGTCCGAGCTCGGCCTGGTTCCCGCAAACGACGGGAAAGTGATCCGAATAGCCATCCCGCCCCTTACGGAAGAGCGGCGCAAGGAACTGGTCAAGGTCGTCAAGAAGATGGCCGAGGAATGCAGGATCAACCTTCGGAATACCCGGAGAGATGCGAACAACACGCTGAAAAACCTGAAAAAGGACAGTGAAATATCAGAGGACGACCAGTATGCCGCTCAGGAAGAGGTGCAGAAAATAACGAACGAATACATAGAAAAGACCGATAAGATCCTCAGAGACAAGGAAGAGGAGATCATGGAAATATAA
- a CDS encoding UMP kinase, which yields MEQAIYKRIVLKLSGEALQGKVSFGIDGAVLDYLAGEIGEVRDLGVQIGIVVGGGNIFRGIEATDRKIDRVSADYMGMLATVINSVALQNILERNDIPTRVQTSIEMREIAEPYIKRKAIRHLEKGRVVIFAGGTGNPFMTTDTAASLRAMEIEAEIILKATKVDGVYDKDPVKNRDARFFETIGYTEVLSRNLKVMDSTAISMCRDNDLPIVVFNLEKKGNIKSVVCGEPVGTFVGARK from the coding sequence ATGGAACAGGCGATCTATAAGAGGATTGTTCTGAAATTGAGCGGCGAGGCTCTTCAGGGGAAAGTCTCTTTCGGGATCGACGGTGCGGTGCTCGATTACCTTGCCGGGGAGATCGGGGAAGTCAGGGATCTGGGTGTCCAGATCGGGATCGTTGTCGGCGGCGGCAACATATTCCGCGGGATCGAGGCGACCGACAGGAAGATAGACCGGGTATCCGCAGACTACATGGGGATGCTTGCGACGGTGATAAACAGCGTGGCCCTGCAGAACATCCTGGAGCGGAACGATATCCCGACACGGGTACAGACATCGATCGAAATGCGTGAGATCGCCGAACCTTACATCAAGAGGAAGGCAATCCGGCATCTTGAAAAGGGACGTGTCGTCATTTTCGCCGGTGGAACGGGAAATCCCTTTATGACGACCGATACGGCGGCTTCCCTGCGGGCCATGGAGATCGAGGCGGAGATAATTCTCAAGGCAACGAAGGTAGACGGTGTCTATGACAAGGACCCCGTCAAGAACAGGGATGCCCGGTTCTTTGAGACGATCGGTTATACCGAGGTGCTTTCACGGAATCTCAAGGTCATGGATTCCACGGCAATATCGATGTGCAGGGACAACGATCTTCCGATCGTGGTCTTCAATCTCGAAAAAAAAGGTAATATCAAGAGCGTTGTCTGTGGAGAACCGGTAGGAACCTTTGTAGGAGCCCGGAAATGA
- the tsf gene encoding translation elongation factor Ts gives MEITAALVKKLRDKTNAGMMDCKEALQESGGDFDKAIEYLRKKGMSAATKRSSRATKEGVVTSYIHMEGKIGVLVEVNCETDFVAKTDGFKTLARDIAMHIAAMNPKYVSSEAIPEPEIEREKAIYREQALAEGKPEKILDKICEGKLRKYYEEVCLINQKFVKDTDITIETLVKNMIANTGENIVIKRFVRYQLGGEAE, from the coding sequence GTGGAGATTACAGCGGCACTGGTAAAGAAACTGAGAGACAAGACAAATGCCGGCATGATGGATTGCAAGGAAGCCTTGCAGGAATCCGGCGGTGATTTTGATAAGGCGATTGAATATCTCAGGAAAAAGGGAATGTCGGCGGCGACCAAGCGGTCTTCGAGGGCGACCAAGGAAGGGGTCGTAACTTCCTATATCCATATGGAAGGAAAGATCGGCGTCCTGGTGGAAGTGAACTGTGAAACGGATTTTGTGGCAAAGACGGACGGGTTCAAGACCCTGGCCCGCGATATCGCCATGCACATCGCGGCAATGAACCCGAAATACGTTTCGTCCGAGGCGATTCCCGAGCCGGAGATCGAGCGGGAGAAGGCGATCTACCGGGAACAGGCACTGGCGGAAGGCAAACCCGAGAAGATCCTTGACAAGATATGCGAAGGCAAACTGAGAAAATACTACGAAGAAGTATGTCTTATCAATCAGAAGTTCGTCAAGGATACGGACATCACCATAGAAACCCTGGTAAAGAACATGATAGCGAACACGGGCGAAAACATCGTCATCAAACGATTCGTCCGCTATCAGCTTGGCGGGGAAGCGGAATAA
- the rpsB gene encoding 30S ribosomal protein S2 → MSYVSMKMLLESGVHFGHQTNRWNPKMKPFIFGARNGIYIIDLQQTVQLFDIAYSFVVDLVSTGKELLMVGTKKQAQESIKAESERCGMPYVNQRWLGGMLTNYVTIRKSIERLNTLDTMFQDESINAFPKKEIMGLQRERVKLERVLGGIRTMKGLPGALFVVDPRKEQIAVKEGRNLGIPIVAIVDTNCDPDDVDYIIPGNDDAIRAIKLFSSRIADAVIEGNRRFEERIQAESDKGEDREEAEVDVPESIETKDLGGMEEEPPEKYGDDNIRDEEQEVD, encoded by the coding sequence ATGTCTTATGTTTCAATGAAAATGCTGCTCGAGTCGGGGGTCCACTTCGGTCACCAGACGAACCGGTGGAACCCCAAGATGAAACCTTTTATCTTCGGTGCCCGGAACGGCATATATATCATCGACCTTCAGCAGACGGTTCAGCTTTTCGATATCGCTTACAGTTTTGTGGTCGATCTTGTTTCCACGGGAAAAGAACTGCTTATGGTGGGAACAAAGAAACAGGCCCAGGAATCCATCAAGGCGGAGTCGGAGCGCTGCGGGATGCCCTATGTGAACCAGCGATGGCTGGGCGGCATGCTTACCAATTACGTGACGATTCGAAAAAGTATCGAACGGCTCAACACCCTTGACACTATGTTCCAGGACGAGAGTATCAACGCCTTCCCGAAAAAGGAGATCATGGGACTCCAGCGCGAGCGTGTGAAACTCGAGAGGGTTCTCGGCGGCATCAGGACCATGAAAGGTCTGCCGGGTGCGCTTTTCGTGGTGGATCCGCGAAAGGAACAGATAGCCGTTAAAGAGGGACGGAATCTCGGCATTCCCATCGTGGCCATCGTGGATACCAATTGCGATCCCGATGACGTGGATTATATCATTCCCGGTAATGACGATGCGATCAGGGCGATCAAGCTGTTCTCTTCGCGTATCGCCGATGCCGTTATTGAAGGCAATCGCCGGTTCGAGGAGCGGATACAGGCTGAAAGCGATAAGGGTGAGGACCGGGAGGAAGCGGAGGTGGACGTTCCCGAAAGCATTGAAACAAAGGACCTGGGTGGTATGGAGGAAGAACCGCCGGAAAAGTACGGCGATGACAATATCCGTGATGAGGAGCAGGAGGTAGATTAG
- the argJ gene encoding bifunctional glutamate N-acetyltransferase/amino-acid acetyltransferase ArgJ, translated as MTDELHVPGFLAGSVFCGIKTNGRNDLSLIFSKVPAAAAGVFTTNVFTAAPVVLSRERIRKGTAQAVIVNSGNANAATGDEGLRDALAVSKALSKRLNIDEELVLAASTGVIGERLPLEKILANIDNLAKAVSPYGIPSAEEGIMTTDAFPKMHAQKCRIGGKEITVCGIAKGAGMIEPGMATMLAFIMTDASIEQPCLERVFRKAVDESFNAISVDGCMSTNDMAIIMANGVAGNDPLTPRSKSLPMFREALGGVMDFLARAIVRDGEGSTKVISLVVEGARNMKEARRVAYAIARSNLVKTAFFGNDPNWGRIISAVGASGVPVPADATELFIDGIPLFRNGTGVPGVKERLAEVMKRETVPVTVRLGMGKASFHLYTSDLSYDYVKINAMYHT; from the coding sequence ATGACTGATGAGTTACATGTCCCCGGGTTTCTTGCCGGAAGTGTTTTCTGCGGTATCAAGACGAACGGCCGGAACGATCTGTCCCTGATATTTTCGAAGGTGCCGGCGGCGGCGGCCGGCGTGTTCACGACGAACGTTTTCACGGCTGCTCCCGTTGTTCTTTCCCGGGAGCGGATCAGAAAAGGAACGGCCCAGGCGGTCATCGTGAACAGCGGTAATGCCAACGCCGCGACCGGGGATGAAGGTCTCCGTGACGCGCTGGCCGTGTCAAAGGCCCTGTCAAAGCGTTTGAACATCGATGAGGAGCTGGTCCTCGCGGCGTCCACGGGAGTGATCGGCGAGCGGCTGCCCCTGGAAAAGATACTGGCGAACATTGACAACCTGGCGAAAGCTGTCAGCCCCTATGGTATTCCCTCCGCAGAGGAAGGAATAATGACGACCGACGCGTTTCCGAAGATGCATGCGCAAAAATGCCGTATTGGGGGGAAAGAGATCACGGTCTGCGGGATCGCGAAAGGTGCCGGAATGATAGAACCGGGCATGGCGACGATGCTTGCCTTTATCATGACCGATGCCTCCATAGAGCAACCCTGCCTGGAGCGGGTTTTCAGGAAGGCCGTTGACGAGAGCTTCAATGCCATCAGTGTCGACGGATGCATGAGCACGAACGATATGGCCATCATCATGGCGAATGGTGTCGCCGGTAATGACCCGCTGACGCCTCGGTCGAAGTCCCTGCCGATGTTCCGCGAGGCACTGGGCGGCGTCATGGATTTTCTTGCCAGGGCCATCGTGAGAGACGGTGAAGGATCTACCAAGGTGATCTCTCTTGTTGTCGAGGGTGCCCGGAACATGAAGGAAGCCCGGCGGGTGGCCTATGCGATCGCCCGTTCAAACCTCGTGAAGACCGCTTTTTTTGGAAATGATCCCAACTGGGGACGCATTATATCGGCCGTCGGTGCCTCGGGTGTCCCTGTGCCCGCGGATGCAACAGAACTCTTTATTGACGGCATCCCGCTCTTCAGGAACGGGACGGGTGTTCCGGGGGTGAAGGAAAGGCTTGCGGAGGTGATGAAGCGCGAGACGGTCCCGGTTACGGTCAGACTTGGAATGGGCAAGGCATCCTTCCACCTCTACACATCGGATCTTTCATATGATTATGTGAAGATAAACGCGATGTATCATACGTGA
- the secA gene encoding preprotein translocase subunit SecA has product MNYVLKKIFGSKNDRELKRLSLVLDEINALEPEVRKLTDDQLKAKTPYFREKLQQGAEVDAILPEAFAVARETAARTVAMRPFDVQVIGGIVLHEGKIAEMKTGEGKTLAATMPLYLNALTGKGAHLVTVNDYLARRDASWMGPIYSFLGLSVGIIVHGMSDDERRRAYSCDITYGTNNEFGFDYLRDNMNFRIEDYVQRDFHYAIVDEVDSILIDEARTPLIISGPSEESTDKYYRINQVLPRLTRERDYTIDEKSRTVVLTEEGVARVESLLKVQNLYEPKNIELLHHVNQALKAHTLFKRDIDYLVKDGQVVIVDEFTGRVMPGRRYSDGLHQALEAKEHVKIERENQTLASITFQNFFRMYDKLAGMTGTADTEAEEFKKIYDLDVVVIPTNMPMIREDYSDVIYKTEQEKFRAVIDEVKELHHMGRPVLIGTISIEKSELLSKYLSKNGIRHNVLNAKNHEREAEIIAQAGQPNAVTISTNMAGRGTDIKLGEGVADLGGLHILGTERHESRRIDNQLRGRSGRQGDNGSSRFYLSLEDDLLRIFGAERISSIMDRIGVEEDQPIEHNLITKAIENAQRRVEGQNFDIRKHLLEYDNVMNRQREVIYTQRRDVLSGENLWQAVEEMLGEVTEDLVDEYMEEKAHPDEWNLKGLEDLLFKRFLLKLPLSGMNRAEMDRSTIQEKITSSVIEHLRSKEREYGTDLMNYIMRVVMLQSIDTHWKEHLLAMDHLKEGIGLRGYGQKDPVREYQKEGYDMFMDMVFRIKQDTLEKLCVVQIQRQEEVREIEEAQSQDYVMSRGDAGATPKTVKRDTRKVGRNEPCPCGSGKKYKHCCGR; this is encoded by the coding sequence TTGAATTATGTCCTGAAAAAGATATTCGGGAGCAAGAACGACAGGGAACTGAAACGGCTGTCCCTTGTTCTCGATGAAATAAACGCACTGGAACCGGAGGTCCGGAAGCTGACCGACGATCAACTGAAGGCGAAAACTCCTTATTTCAGGGAGAAACTTCAGCAGGGCGCCGAGGTCGATGCGATCCTCCCGGAGGCCTTTGCCGTCGCGAGAGAAACAGCAGCGAGGACCGTGGCGATGAGACCCTTTGATGTTCAGGTCATCGGCGGTATCGTTCTTCACGAGGGGAAGATCGCGGAAATGAAGACCGGCGAGGGAAAGACCCTTGCGGCGACGATGCCCCTGTATCTCAACGCCCTGACCGGGAAGGGGGCGCACCTGGTGACGGTCAATGATTACCTGGCGCGGAGGGATGCCTCCTGGATGGGGCCGATCTACAGCTTCCTCGGGCTTTCGGTGGGGATCATCGTTCACGGCATGAGCGATGATGAGCGGCGACGTGCCTATTCCTGCGATATCACATACGGAACGAACAACGAGTTCGGCTTCGACTATCTCAGGGATAACATGAACTTCCGCATCGAGGATTATGTCCAGCGCGATTTTCATTACGCCATCGTCGACGAGGTGGATAGCATCCTTATCGACGAGGCCCGGACGCCCCTGATCATTTCCGGACCGTCCGAGGAATCGACCGACAAATATTACCGCATCAATCAGGTCCTCCCACGTCTGACCCGGGAACGGGATTATACCATTGATGAAAAGAGCAGAACCGTCGTTCTGACGGAGGAGGGCGTCGCGCGCGTCGAAAGCCTGCTGAAGGTACAGAATCTCTATGAGCCGAAAAACATCGAGTTGCTGCATCATGTGAACCAGGCACTGAAGGCCCACACGCTTTTTAAACGGGATATCGATTATCTGGTGAAGGACGGGCAGGTCGTCATCGTCGATGAATTTACGGGACGGGTCATGCCCGGCCGCCGTTACAGCGACGGCCTGCATCAGGCACTCGAGGCGAAGGAGCATGTGAAGATCGAACGGGAGAACCAGACACTGGCGTCGATCACTTTTCAGAACTTCTTCCGCATGTACGACAAACTGGCCGGCATGACCGGAACAGCCGATACCGAAGCTGAGGAATTCAAGAAGATATATGATCTCGACGTGGTCGTCATACCCACGAACATGCCCATGATCCGGGAAGATTATTCAGATGTCATCTACAAGACGGAGCAGGAAAAATTCAGGGCCGTGATCGACGAGGTCAAGGAACTTCACCATATGGGAAGGCCCGTTCTGATCGGCACCATCTCGATCGAGAAATCGGAACTTCTCAGCAAGTACCTCTCCAAGAACGGGATCAGGCACAACGTCCTCAATGCAAAGAACCACGAGCGAGAGGCGGAGATCATCGCGCAGGCCGGACAGCCCAATGCCGTCACCATATCGACGAACATGGCAGGCAGGGGGACCGACATCAAGCTGGGGGAGGGCGTCGCTGATCTGGGCGGGCTTCACATTCTCGGTACGGAACGGCACGAGAGCCGCCGCATAGACAACCAGTTGCGGGGGCGGTCGGGACGCCAGGGCGACAATGGGTCATCGAGGTTTTATCTGTCCCTTGAGGATGACCTGCTGCGTATATTCGGTGCCGAGAGGATCTCGTCGATCATGGATCGGATCGGCGTCGAGGAGGACCAGCCGATCGAGCACAACCTTATCACCAAGGCGATCGAAAACGCTCAGCGCCGCGTGGAGGGTCAGAACTTCGATATACGGAAGCATCTTCTGGAGTATGACAATGTAATGAACCGCCAGCGCGAGGTCATTTATACCCAGAGACGGGACGTCCTGAGCGGTGAAAACCTCTGGCAGGCCGTTGAGGAGATGCTGGGGGAAGTGACGGAAGACCTGGTGGATGAATACATGGAGGAGAAGGCCCATCCCGATGAATGGAACCTCAAGGGACTTGAAGATCTTCTTTTCAAGCGGTTTTTGCTCAAGCTGCCCCTGAGCGGGATGAACCGGGCGGAGATGGACCGCAGCACCATTCAGGAAAAGATCACGTCAAGCGTGATCGAACATCTCCGGAGCAAGGAGCGGGAATACGGGACGGACCTCATGAACTACATCATGCGGGTCGTCATGCTGCAGTCGATAGATACGCACTGGAAAGAACACCTGCTGGCGATGGATCACCTCAAGGAAGGTATCGGGCTCCGCGGTTACGGCCAGAAGGACCCCGTCAGAGAGTATCAGAAAGAGGGATACGATATGTTCATGGACATGGTATTCCGGATCAAGCAGGATACCCTCGAAAAATTGTGCGTGGTCCAGATACAGCGCCAGGAAGAGGTGCGGGAGATCGAAGAGGCGCAGAGCCAGGATTATGTCATGAGTCGTGGTGACGCGGGGGCGACGCCCAAAACGGTCAAGCGGGATACGAGGAAGGTCGGAAGGAACGAACCCTGCCCGTGCGGCAGCGGTAAGAAGTACAAGCATTGCTGCGGGAGATGA
- a CDS encoding peptidoglycan DD-metalloendopeptidase family protein, protein MGTRYYTLLLIPQKKGTIRKLRVSSTLFTGIIILCVVSLLALVFLANEYINTRDKLCELDDLREISATQREQISVLADKVGDFQKKMEELRQFDKKLRIMTNLEEPHSSNDFLGVGGSVREDYFSESPAARMDDELIEKIHESMDDLLDEATVQQDSFRELHQFLEEQKSVLAGIPSIWPVIGWVTSEYGYRISPFTGNREFHKGIDIATRIGEEVVSPADGKVKKITYETDMGNMIIIDHGSGISTCYGHLLKKSTAGVGQKVKRGDIIGYVGNSGRSTGPHLHYGVRVDGVFVNPRKYLF, encoded by the coding sequence GTGGGAACGCGATATTATACTCTTCTGCTCATACCTCAAAAAAAAGGAACCATACGCAAGCTGCGGGTGTCTTCGACGCTGTTCACCGGTATTATCATTCTTTGTGTCGTTTCTCTTCTCGCGCTTGTTTTCCTTGCAAACGAGTATATCAATACAAGGGACAAATTGTGTGAACTGGATGATTTGCGCGAGATCAGCGCAACCCAGAGAGAACAGATCAGCGTGCTTGCCGACAAGGTGGGCGATTTTCAGAAGAAAATGGAGGAGCTTCGCCAGTTCGATAAGAAATTACGGATCATGACCAACCTCGAGGAACCCCACTCAAGCAATGATTTCCTGGGAGTGGGCGGCTCCGTCAGGGAAGATTACTTTTCGGAATCGCCCGCAGCCCGCATGGATGATGAATTGATTGAAAAGATCCATGAAAGCATGGATGACCTTCTCGATGAGGCTACTGTTCAGCAGGATAGTTTCAGAGAGCTCCACCAGTTCCTCGAAGAACAGAAATCGGTTCTTGCCGGCATACCCTCGATATGGCCTGTCATCGGGTGGGTGACATCTGAATACGGATACCGGATATCCCCCTTTACCGGGAACAGAGAGTTTCACAAAGGCATCGACATAGCGACCCGGATCGGCGAAGAAGTCGTTTCACCGGCGGATGGGAAGGTGAAAAAGATAACCTATGAGACCGATATGGGTAACATGATCATTATCGATCACGGTAGCGGAATATCGACCTGCTACGGGCATCTCCTGAAAAAATCCACCGCCGGCGTGGGACAGAAGGTGAAGCGCGGTGATATCATCGGATACGTGGGCAATTCGGGCAGGAGCACGGGACCCCATCTCCATTACGGGGTGCGCGTCGACGGTGTCTTTGTCAATCCGCGGAAGTATCTCTTTTAA